In Falco biarmicus isolate bFalBia1 chromosome 7, bFalBia1.pri, whole genome shotgun sequence, a single window of DNA contains:
- the LOC130152709 gene encoding lysophosphatidylserine lipase ABHD12-like — protein MRRRGEQGGGARARDGDGDGAGDSARAEGKADAGRRQRGWLACCPRLRTLLLHLLLIYISVPFLIRLFPVLLTKFVYLNFLAFPFFVDFRRPELLLNNTINLYLTTEPDVTVGIWHTVPSSRGDEAQGKDQRWYEEALADAHPIIIYLHGNGGTRAASHRVQFLKTMGAAGFHILALDYRGYGDSSGYPTESGFTTDVLALYDWAKARSGNSSILFWGHSLGTGIATNAARKLQEERGVQVDAVVLESPYPSIREAAAHIPISKIYRQFPGFEYFILDSLALGNMFFCSDENVKVLTCPLLILHAEDDAVLPLHLAHKLFETARSTYKDKTKVKFITFPKKLGLGHDYISFNPELPALVKDFLNIQ, from the exons ATGCGGCGGCGCGGCGAgcagggcggcggggcgcgggcccGGGATGGGGATGGCGACGGGGCCGGCGACAGCGCCCGGGCGGAGGGCAAGGCCGACGCGGGCCGGCGGCAGCG gggctggctggccTGCTGTCCCCGGCTGCGCACCCTCCTCCTGCACCTGCTTCTTATCTACATCTCCGTGCCCTTCCTCATCCGCCTCTTCCCTGTCTTGCTCACCAAATTTGTCTACCTGAACTTCT TGGCCTTCCCCTTCTTCGTGGACTTTCGGcggccagagctgctgctgaacaacACCATCAACCTGTACCTCACCACTGAGCCAGACGTCACGGTTGGCATCTG GCACACGGTGCCGAGCAGCAGAGGGGACGAGGCGCAGGGCAAGGACCAGCGCTGGTATGAGGAGGCACTTGCCGACGCTCACCCTATCATCATCTACCTGCACGGCAATGGGGGAACCAG GGCTGCGAGCCACCGTGTCCAGTTCTTGAAG ACGATGGGGGCTGCTGGATTCCACATCCTGGCTCTCGACTACAGAG GCTATGGGGACTCCAGCGGGTACCCCACAGAGAGCGGCTTTACCACAGATGTCCTGGCACTCTATGACTGGGCCAAAGCGCGGAGCGGGAACAGCAGCATCCTTTTCTGGGGACACTCCTTGGGGACAGG GATTGCCACGAATGCAGCAAGAAAACTGCAGGAGGAGCGAG GGGTCCAGGTTGATGCTGTTGTCCTGGAGTCACCGTACCCCAGCATCCGCGAAGCAGCTGCCCACATCCCCATCAGCAAG ATCTACCGCCAGTTCCCGGGTTTTGAGTACTTCATCCTGGACTCGCTAGCTCTGGGCAACATGTTCTTCTGCAGCGATGAGAA TGTGAAGGTGCTGACCTGCCCGCTCCTCATCCTGCACGCTGAAGATGATGCTGTCCTGCCTCTGCACCTGGCCCACAAG CTCTTTGAGACCGCTCGCAGTACCTACAAGGACAAAACCAAGGTGAAGTTCATTACCTTTCCCAAAAAGCTGGGCCTGGGCCACGACTACATCTCATTCAACCCAGAGCTGCCCGCCCTGGTGAA AGACTTCTTGAACATTCAGTGA